The following are encoded in a window of Pygocentrus nattereri isolate fPygNat1 chromosome 5, fPygNat1.pri, whole genome shotgun sequence genomic DNA:
- the pomk gene encoding protein O-mannose kinase has translation MGRSSGRGAKCGVPAVVLCLVALLCANVLLYIYLDAVYQGSAPPSAHTQCPPGYFKVGTMTSCVPWLQCAEISADVRRLRLVGQGAVKKVYLSEWQGQKVALSVLSSGQYMADFLHGVSMLRSLQSVRVITLVGACEEDGAFVTEYHPLGSVLTLDATLAQDRYRSQNSWQTRLRLALDYVAFLVFLHNSPAGIRVMCDTNDLHKTLSQFLLTSDLRLLANDLDALPVVVPGRQGVKCGHHELMGQFVAPEQLWPFGEDVPFSDDRMPDYDEKSDIWKIPDVTRFLLGHVSGSDVIHFHLFQIHAECKKQDPRLRPSAREVLNAYRSVYDSMKESHTEIVREML, from the exons ATGGGTCGCAGTAGTGGACGTGGGGCTAAGTGTGGAGTTCCTGCAGTGGTTCTATGTCTGGTAGCATTGCTCTGTGCCAACGTGCTGCTCTATATCTATCTGGATGCTGTATACCAGGGCAGTGCCCCTCCTTCAGCACATACACAATGTCCTCCAGGGTACTTTAAAGTGGGCACTATGACCAGCTGCGTGCCTTGGCTACAGTGTGCCGAAATCAGTGCTGATGTCCGTCGCCTCAGGCTCGTTGGACAGGGAGCTGTGAAGAAG GTGTATCTGTCAGAGTGGCAGGGTCAAAAAGTAGCACTGTCTGTCCTTTCATCAGGTCAGTACATGGCTGATTTCCTTCATGGGGTGTCCATGCTGAGGTCACTGCAAAGTGTCCGTGTAATAACGCTAGTGGGGGCGTGTGAAGAAGATGGAGCGTTTGTAACAGAGTACCACCCTTTGGGATCTGTACTCACACTTGATGCTACTCTTGCTCAAGATCGTTACCGCAGTCAGAACTCCTGGCAGACACGACTGCGGCTGGCACTGGATTATGTTGCCTTCTTGGTCTTCTTGCACAATAGCCCAGCGGGCATCCGTGTCATGTGTGACACTAATGACCTACACAAGACACTTAGTCAGTTCCTGCTGACCTCTGATTTGCGGCTTTTAGCAAATGACCTGGATGCGCTGCCAGTGGTGGTGCCTGGCCGTCAGGGGGTGAAATGTGGTCACCATGAGCTGATGGGGCAGTTTGTGGCTCCGGAGCAACTATGGCCTTTTGGTGAGGATGTGCCTTTCTCAGACGATCGGATGCCTGATTACGATGAAAAGTCAGACATTTGGAAGATTCCAGACGTGACACGTTTTTTGTTGGGTCATGTCTCCGGAAGTGACGTCATCCATTTCCACCTCTTTCAGATTCATGCAGAGTGTAAGAAGCAAGATCCTCGGTTACGGCCATCAGCACGTGAGGTCCTAAATGCGTATCGCTCTGTTTATGACAGCATGAAGGAAAGCCACACAGAGATTGTCAGAGAAATGTTGTAA
- the grxcr1b gene encoding glutaredoxin domain-containing cysteine-rich protein 1, translating into MERQTGRLEAGRPQRRVRFRVASARSGRVLAEVFREEPLEDPADSDTTGSSEPERPASPANSEANSHLSAAAGARADDSGSEPDDLLLYASGANERVFSGKRVTIRSKNGTVRGVRDKVSAGQMLFNTLAKVYGGSLQGNEPKRP; encoded by the exons ATGGAGCGACAGACGGGGAGGCTCGAGGCGGGCCGCCCGCAGCGCAGGGTTCGTTTTCGGGTGGCGTCCGCGCGCTCCGGCCGCGTGCTGGCGGAAGTCTTCCGAGAGGAGCCGCTTGAGGACCCGGCGGACTCGGACACCACCGGCAGCTCGGAGCCCGAGCGCCCAGCCTCGCCCGCCAACAGTGAGGCCAACAGCCACCTGAGCGCAGCGGCGGGAGCGCGGGCGGACGACAGCGGGAGCGAGCCCGACGACCTGCTGCTGTACGCGAGCGGCGCGAACGAGCGCGTCTTCAGCGGCAAGCGCGTGACCATCCGCAGCAAGAACGGCACGGTGCGCGGGGTGAGGGACAAAGTGAGCGCGGGGCAGATGCTCTTCAACACGCTGGCCAAAGTGTACGGG GGCTCTCTGCAGGGAAACGAGCCAAAGAGACCATGA
- the zgc:123321 gene encoding protein YIPF7: MGDFQQFDQDFYQSEYNIDNQGQDACGYEAAYTSPDYHNIDDVAAYYDPPKDQPYTGMVFQPAAPPGAAENTDSFEEEPPLLEELGINFDHIWQKTLTVLNPLKPADGSIMNETDLTGPVLFCIAMGITLLMAGKAHFGYVYGISALGCVGMCTLLNLMSAYTISYGCVASVLGYSLLPMVALSAFAVVYSLQGLLGTLLALFVIGWCSLSASKIFSSTLDMGGQQLLVAYPCALLYGVFALLTVF; encoded by the exons ATGGGGGACTTCCAGCAATTTGATCAAGACTTCTACCAGTCTGAGTATAATATTGATAATCAGGGGCAAGACGCATGTGGCTATGAAGCAGCATATACCAGCCCAGATTACCACAATAT AGATGATGTGGCTGCTTACTATGACCCACCAAAGGACCAACCGTACACTGGAATGGTGTTCCAGCCTGCGGCTCCTCCAGGGGCTGCTGAGAACACTGACTCCTTTGAGGAAGAACCCCCATTGTTAGAAG AGCTGGGCATTAACTTTGATCACATCTGGCAGAAGACTCTGACTGTGCTGAACCCACTGAAACCAGCAGACGGGAGTATCATGAATGAGACAGACTTAACTGGTCCTGTACTTTTCTGCATCGCTATGGGCATCACTCTTTTAATG GCAGGGAAGGCCCATTTTGGCTATGTGTATGGTATCAGTGCACTGGGCTGTGTTGGCATGTGTACATTGCTGAATCTGATGAGCGCATACACCATATCCTATGGATGTGTGGCCAGCGTATTAGGATACTCCCTGCTTCCAATGGTGGCTCTCTCTGCCTTTGCTGTTGTTTACTCCCTACA AGGACTGTTGGGCACTTTGCTGGCCTTGTTTGTGATTGGCTGGTGCAGTCTATCAGCCTCTAAAATCTTCAGCTCGACTCTGGATATGGGTGGACAGCAGCTGCTTGTGGCTTACCCCTGCGCTCTACTGTATGGAGTCTTTGCCCTGCTCACTGTCTTCTGA